From Arcobacter lacus, one genomic window encodes:
- a CDS encoding Y-family DNA polymerase produces MFIHLDIDCFFVSAERTLNKSLLDIPVAVGGRSSNDIFSSKKIQRTIATNRAAFSSKILSNDTHKSFKQYFVDENGRIRGIITTCSYEARKFGVKTAMSVNEALRLCPKLKMIPPNYSLYDELSNKLKDLLEKEVPLIEQYSIDEFFCDVSGYIKEDEILEFAHFLKKKILDELDLPISIGIASTKYLSKLMTEYAKPNGIKYVSSQDMPEFTKDIPIENFSGIGKALCEKLKGYNINTLGDIRKNQKLFYSWQKSGIDLYNRVCGIRDNKLTIQRERKSLGIGRSFDVVFDRNEVRRRVMILSRYLSFIIKKEKVNPLSYSILIRYEYGIKVRDYINVNRLFNEVDFKAEMIKLFEVVDSHKTHGVIQLYITVFNFTKSNDFTANLFDYEEEIKKQALTNQMQKLRLKYGVDIVKSAFEI; encoded by the coding sequence ATGTTTATACATTTAGATATTGATTGTTTTTTTGTTTCTGCTGAGAGGACTTTGAATAAGAGTTTACTTGATATTCCCGTTGCTGTTGGAGGAAGAAGTAGCAACGATATATTTTCAAGTAAAAAAATACAAAGAACTATCGCTACAAATAGAGCAGCTTTTTCAAGTAAGATATTATCAAACGACACACACAAAAGTTTTAAACAGTATTTTGTAGATGAAAATGGTCGAATAAGAGGAATCATCACAACTTGTTCTTATGAAGCTAGAAAGTTTGGTGTAAAAACTGCAATGAGCGTAAATGAAGCTTTAAGACTTTGCCCAAAACTCAAAATGATACCGCCAAATTATTCTTTATACGATGAATTATCTAATAAATTAAAAGATTTATTAGAAAAAGAAGTACCTTTGATAGAACAATATTCAATAGATGAATTTTTTTGTGATGTTAGTGGATATATAAAAGAAGATGAGATTTTAGAGTTTGCACATTTTTTGAAGAAAAAAATATTAGATGAGTTGGATTTACCTATTTCAATTGGTATTGCTTCTACAAAATATCTATCTAAACTTATGACGGAGTATGCAAAACCAAATGGAATAAAATATGTAAGTAGTCAAGATATGCCAGAGTTTACAAAAGATATTCCAATAGAAAACTTTTCAGGAATTGGAAAAGCTCTTTGTGAAAAACTCAAAGGTTATAATATAAATACTTTAGGCGATATAAGAAAAAATCAAAAACTTTTTTACTCTTGGCAAAAAAGTGGTATAGATTTATATAATCGTGTTTGTGGAATAAGAGATAATAAATTAACTATTCAAAGAGAGAGAAAATCTTTAGGAATAGGGCGAAGTTTTGATGTTGTTTTTGATAGAAACGAAGTTAGAAGAAGAGTTATGATTTTAAGTAGATATTTATCTTTTATTATAAAAAAAGAAAAAGTAAATCCTCTTTCTTATTCGATACTTATAAGATATGAATATGGAATAAAAGTAAGAGATTATATAAATGTAAATAGACTGTTTAATGAAGTTGATTTTAAAGCTGAGATGATAAAACTTTTTGAAGTCGTTGATAGCCATAAAACTCATGGAGTAATCCAACTATATATTACAGTTTTTAATTTTACAAAATCAAATGATTTTACAGCCAATCTTTTTGACTATGAAGAAGAGATAAAAAAACAAGCTTTGACAAATCAGATGCAAAAACTAAGGCTTAAATACGGAGTTGATATAGTAAAAAGTGCTTTTGAAATCTAA
- a CDS encoding NRAMP family divalent metal transporter: protein MTNKLKNIYKIFGPGILMATAAIGGSHLVSSTQSGALYGWSLAIFILLVNLFKYPFFLSNVQYTMATKKSLIEGYATLGNGWLWLFTVLAIIAAVVNTAAVSMFAASLFGYFIPIKLTINLLSFIIIFGCLLILIAGKYHLLNNVSKIIMITLSISTILAVIMAATKEVSVVEDFISPSPWTLASLGFIVILTGWMPAPIEISSIGSLWLKSQMKQESINFKNALMDFNVGYISTAILAVFFLALGALVLHGSAYEFKDGIAFSHQLVSMYTSVIGDWSRPLIAFIAFACMFGTSITVIDGYGRAIAEAFSLIKHNKSANNKSVAIWTIVISILGFLIIVYFTSSMRAMLDFAMILSFTTTPVFALLNYKLVKSTKLPTDLKNGKFLEILSILGLIFLFGFLLLFIVYRWFPTLLGL, encoded by the coding sequence ATGACTAACAAGTTAAAAAATATTTATAAAATATTTGGACCAGGAATTTTAATGGCAACTGCTGCTATTGGAGGTTCGCACTTAGTTTCTTCGACACAATCAGGGGCTTTATATGGTTGGAGTTTGGCTATTTTTATACTTTTAGTAAATCTTTTTAAATACCCATTTTTCTTATCAAATGTTCAATATACAATGGCAACCAAAAAAAGTTTAATAGAAGGATATGCAACATTAGGAAATGGTTGGCTTTGGCTATTTACAGTTTTAGCAATAATTGCAGCTGTTGTAAATACTGCTGCTGTATCAATGTTTGCTGCAAGTTTATTTGGCTATTTTATTCCTATAAAACTTACTATCAATCTGCTTAGTTTTATTATTATTTTTGGATGTTTACTTATTCTTATTGCAGGGAAATATCATCTTTTAAACAATGTATCAAAGATTATTATGATAACTCTAAGTATTTCTACAATATTGGCTGTAATTATGGCAGCTACAAAAGAAGTTAGTGTTGTTGAAGATTTTATCTCTCCCTCACCTTGGACTTTAGCTAGTTTAGGATTTATAGTTATTTTAACAGGTTGGATGCCAGCACCAATAGAAATATCAAGTATTGGTTCTCTTTGGTTAAAAAGCCAAATGAAACAAGAGAGTATCAACTTTAAAAATGCTTTAATGGACTTCAACGTAGGATATATATCAACAGCAATTTTAGCTGTATTCTTTTTAGCTCTTGGTGCTTTAGTTTTACATGGAAGTGCTTATGAATTTAAAGATGGTATAGCATTTTCTCATCAACTTGTATCTATGTACACATCTGTAATAGGTGATTGGTCAAGACCTTTGATAGCTTTTATTGCCTTTGCTTGTATGTTTGGAACATCTATTACTGTTATTGATGGTTATGGAAGAGCTATTGCAGAAGCTTTTTCATTAATAAAACACAACAAATCAGCAAATAACAAAAGTGTGGCTATATGGACAATAGTTATAAGTATTTTAGGTTTTTTAATAATTGTCTATTTTACAAGTTCTATGAGAGCGATGCTTGATTTTGCGATGATTTTATCTTTTACAACAACACCAGTTTTTGCACTTTTAAATTATAAATTAGTAAAAAGTACAAAACTTCCTACTGATTTAAAAAATGGTAAATTCTTAGAAATTTTATCTATTTTAGGACTTATCTTTTTATTTGGATTTTTACTTTTATTTATCGTTTATAGATGGTTTCCTACTCTTTTAGGATTGTAA
- a CDS encoding tetratricopeptide repeat protein: MKKIVLALLVLVILVITIVFLYPSENNNELNSKNYQETATKKNDPKFQNDFGNMYANGTNVHQSYEEAVKWYEKSANQGYAEAQYNLGTMYQNAIGVEQDFKKAIKYYKQAAAQGHVEAKENLEAICEENPELCK; the protein is encoded by the coding sequence ATGAAAAAAATAGTTTTAGCTTTGCTAGTTTTGGTAATTTTAGTAATCACAATAGTATTTTTATATCCTTCTGAAAATAATAATGAACTAAATTCAAAAAATTATCAAGAAACAGCTACAAAAAAGAATGATCCAAAATTTCAAAATGATTTTGGAAATATGTATGCAAATGGAACTAATGTTCATCAATCGTATGAAGAAGCTGTAAAATGGTATGAGAAATCAGCAAATCAAGGTTATGCAGAAGCTCAATATAATCTTGGAACAATGTATCAAAATGCTATTGGAGTTGAACAAGACTTTAAAAAAGCTATAAAATACTATAAACAAGCTGCTGCACAAGGGCATGTTGAAGCAAAAGAAAATCTTGAAGCAATTTGCGAAGAAAATCCAGAACTTTGTAAATAA
- a CDS encoding UvrD-helicase domain-containing protein gives MKLTKEQEKIINSKELSFKINAVAGSGKTTTLLEYAKKNSNLKILYLAYNKSLQVSLQEKLQNYNLPYLHVSTIHSLAYNRIQAYNYNLTNDLKNYIIEKVITTYEFQTNQKNYFPSLEYTALVKDLITFYCNSSLINLDSKLLDSYKKQSDLSAKILELIGKNEKRVLAHLKILLSSMKNKVIDATHDFYLKMFYLNKKVSTNLNYDLILVDEAQDISDVMIGIIENQNCRRIYVGDSFQQIYSFRFATNALNKVDLPAFHLTKSFRFGNNYAKFLQSSLNNLYELNSSNLLNIFGMEQNTKIGKEFIDFSKPFCIIARTTFGLIQQLVYYIHQKKKIYFEGGYNSYSFMNQTVYSIFYLKQKKNDKITIDEIKDFETINELETFAKDTKNQDYLNIIKFINAYGDNIFEINKKIKEHLVNDKKDADIIFTTAHKSKGLEYEQVLMADDFISKKDILNTKNKLSFQRINEELNIYYVASTRVKSAISLANLQLDYKYNESENI, from the coding sequence ATGAAATTAACAAAAGAGCAAGAAAAAATCATAAACAGTAAAGAATTATCTTTTAAAATAAATGCAGTAGCAGGAAGTGGAAAAACTACAACACTTCTTGAATATGCAAAAAAAAACTCAAATTTAAAGATTTTATACCTTGCTTACAATAAATCTTTGCAAGTTTCACTTCAAGAAAAACTACAAAATTATAATCTTCCATATCTGCACGTTAGCACTATTCACTCACTTGCTTATAATAGGATTCAAGCATATAACTACAATCTAACAAATGATTTGAAAAACTACATTATTGAAAAAGTTATCACAACTTATGAGTTTCAAACAAATCAAAAAAACTATTTTCCAAGCTTGGAATATACAGCTTTAGTAAAAGATTTAATAACTTTTTATTGCAACTCTTCTTTGATAAATCTTGATTCAAAACTTCTTGATAGTTATAAAAAACAAAGTGATTTAAGTGCAAAGATTTTAGAACTTATAGGTAAAAATGAAAAAAGAGTTTTAGCTCACCTAAAAATACTACTTTCAAGTATGAAAAATAAAGTTATTGATGCAACACATGATTTTTATCTAAAAATGTTTTATCTAAATAAAAAGGTTTCTACAAATCTAAATTATGATTTAATTTTAGTAGATGAAGCACAAGATATAAGCGATGTGATGATAGGAATTATTGAAAATCAAAATTGTAGACGAATTTATGTTGGAGACAGTTTTCAACAAATTTATAGTTTTAGATTTGCTACAAATGCTTTAAATAAAGTTGATTTACCAGCGTTTCATCTAACAAAGAGTTTTAGATTTGGAAATAACTATGCAAAATTTCTACAATCAAGTTTAAACAATCTTTATGAGCTAAACTCAAGTAATCTTTTAAATATTTTTGGAATGGAACAAAATACAAAAATTGGAAAAGAATTTATAGATTTTTCTAAACCTTTTTGTATTATTGCTAGAACAACTTTTGGTTTGATTCAACAGTTAGTTTATTATATTCATCAAAAGAAAAAAATATATTTTGAAGGTGGATATAACTCTTATTCATTTATGAATCAAACTGTATATTCTATTTTTTATTTAAAACAGAAAAAAAATGACAAAATCACAATAGATGAAATAAAAGATTTTGAAACAATAAATGAACTTGAAACTTTTGCAAAAGATACAAAAAATCAAGATTATCTAAATATAATAAAGTTTATAAATGCCTATGGTGATAATATTTTTGAGATAAATAAAAAGATAAAAGAGCATTTAGTAAATGATAAAAAAGATGCAGATATTATCTTTACAACTGCTCACAAATCAAAAGGTTTAGAGTACGAACAAGTTTTAATGGCTGATGATTTCATCTCTAAAAAAGATATTTTAAATACAAAAAACAAACTCTCTTTTCAAAGAATAAATGAAGAGTTAAATATCTATTATGTAGCAAGTACTAGAGTAAAAAGTGCAATTTCTCTAGCAAATTTACAGTTAGATTATAAATATAATGAAAGTGAAAATATATGA